From Pseudomonas sp. FP2335, the proteins below share one genomic window:
- a CDS encoding penicillin acylase family protein: MKRVLQVLAVLLVLVALGAGLYIYSKQPTRQGTVMLSNLQGSVTVRYDDRGVPHIRAENETDLYRALGYVHAQDRLFQMEIMRRLARGELAEVLGPKVLETDKLFRSLRIRERATTYVAQLDHESAHWKALQAYLDGINQYQDSHASPVEFDVLGIPKRAFTAEDTISVAGYMAYSFAAAFRTEPLLTYVRDQLGSDYLKVFDLDWQPKGALNLAASDWQTLGALASLSEQALADNGLPQFEGSNAWAISGNRTKSGKPLLAGDPHIRFSVPSVWYEAQLSAPGFELYGYHNALVPVAFLGHNLDFGWSLTMFQNDDLDLIAEKVNPDNPNQVWYHDQWVDMTRTEQQIKVKGEAPVSLTLRQSPHGPIINDVLGENAGKTPIAMWWAFLDTQNPILEGFYQLNRADTLAKARAAAAKVSAPGLNIVWANAKGDIGWWASAQLPIRPAGVNAGFILDGSTAQADKLGFYPFSANPQEENPARGYVVSANAQPVSPTGMEIPGYYNLADRGQQLNAQLSDKSVKWDVNNSQALQLGTTTAFGPRLLAPLLPVLREVVKDPAQLPLLEQLASWKGDYPLDSTSATLFNQFLFNLADAAFHPKLGDGMFKTLLGTRVIDAALPRLAASADSPWWNGQRTETVKRAWDNSLAHLKATLGDDPSQWQWGKAHTLTHGHPLGMQKPLDSVFNVGPFPAPGTHEVPNNQSAAIGPAPWPVTYGPSTRRLIDFADVAHALTINPVGQSGVPFDRHYGDQAETYIEGGYEQAHFTDEEVTANTRGTLKLLPAR; this comes from the coding sequence ATGAAGCGCGTCTTGCAGGTTCTCGCGGTTCTGCTGGTGTTGGTCGCCCTCGGCGCAGGCCTGTACATCTACAGCAAGCAACCGACCCGCCAGGGCACGGTGATGCTGAGCAACCTGCAAGGCTCGGTCACGGTGCGCTACGACGACCGTGGCGTGCCGCATATCCGCGCCGAAAACGAGACCGATCTGTACCGCGCCCTGGGCTATGTCCATGCCCAGGACCGGCTGTTCCAGATGGAAATCATGCGGCGCCTGGCCCGCGGCGAACTGGCCGAAGTGCTCGGGCCCAAGGTGCTGGAGACCGACAAGCTGTTCCGCAGCCTGCGCATTCGCGAGCGTGCCACCACCTATGTGGCGCAGTTGGACCATGAGTCCGCACACTGGAAAGCCCTGCAAGCCTATCTGGACGGCATCAATCAGTATCAGGACAGCCACGCCAGCCCGGTGGAGTTCGACGTGCTGGGCATCCCCAAGCGCGCGTTTACCGCCGAGGACACCATCAGCGTCGCCGGGTACATGGCCTACAGCTTTGCCGCCGCGTTTCGTACCGAACCTTTGCTGACTTACGTACGCGACCAGTTGGGCAGCGACTACCTGAAAGTCTTCGACCTCGACTGGCAACCCAAGGGCGCCCTCAACCTCGCCGCCAGCGATTGGCAAACCCTCGGCGCCCTTGCCTCCCTGAGCGAGCAGGCACTGGCCGACAACGGCTTGCCGCAATTCGAAGGCAGCAACGCCTGGGCCATCAGCGGCAACCGTACCAAGAGCGGCAAGCCGTTGCTGGCGGGCGACCCGCATATCCGCTTCTCGGTGCCGTCGGTGTGGTACGAGGCGCAGCTGTCGGCGCCGGGCTTTGAGCTGTATGGCTATCACAACGCGCTGGTGCCGGTGGCGTTCCTGGGGCACAACCTGGACTTCGGCTGGAGCCTGACCATGTTCCAGAACGATGACCTCGACCTGATCGCCGAGAAGGTCAACCCGGACAACCCCAACCAGGTCTGGTACCACGACCAATGGGTCGACATGACCCGCACCGAGCAACAGATCAAGGTCAAGGGCGAGGCGCCGGTCAGCCTCACCCTGCGCCAGTCGCCCCACGGGCCGATCATCAATGACGTGCTCGGGGAAAATGCCGGCAAGACGCCGATTGCCATGTGGTGGGCATTCCTCGACACGCAGAACCCGATCCTCGAAGGTTTCTACCAGCTCAACCGTGCCGACACCCTGGCCAAGGCCCGCGCGGCGGCGGCCAAGGTGTCGGCGCCGGGTTTGAACATCGTCTGGGCCAACGCCAAGGGCGATATTGGCTGGTGGGCCTCGGCCCAGCTGCCGATCCGCCCGGCCGGGGTCAACGCCGGGTTTATCCTCGACGGCAGCACAGCCCAGGCTGACAAGCTGGGCTTCTACCCCTTCAGCGCCAACCCCCAGGAAGAAAACCCGGCACGCGGTTACGTGGTGTCGGCCAATGCCCAGCCGGTCTCGCCCACCGGCATGGAGATCCCGGGCTATTACAACCTCGCTGATCGCGGCCAGCAGTTGAATGCGCAATTGAGCGACAAGAGCGTGAAATGGGACGTGAACAACAGCCAGGCCCTGCAACTGGGCACCACCACCGCCTTCGGCCCGCGCCTGCTGGCGCCGCTATTGCCGGTGCTGCGCGAGGTGGTCAAGGACCCGGCGCAGCTGCCACTGCTGGAGCAACTGGCCAGCTGGAAAGGCGACTACCCGCTGGACTCCACCAGCGCCACGCTGTTCAACCAGTTCCTGTTCAACCTCGCCGACGCGGCGTTCCACCCCAAGCTCGGCGACGGCATGTTCAAGACCCTGCTCGGCACCCGTGTGATCGACGCCGCGCTGCCGCGTCTGGCCGCATCGGCGGATTCACCCTGGTGGAATGGCCAGCGTACCGAGACCGTCAAGCGCGCCTGGGACAACAGCCTCGCGCACCTCAAGGCAACCTTGGGCGATGACCCGAGCCAGTGGCAATGGGGCAAGGCCCACACCCTGACCCACGGCCATCCGCTGGGTATGCAGAAGCCGTTGGACAGCGTGTTCAACGTCGGCCCATTCCCGGCGCCGGGCACCCATGAAGTGCCGAACAACCAGTCCGCCGCTATCGGCCCGGCGCCATGGCCGGTGACCTATGGCCCATCTACCCGACGCCTGATCGACTTTGCCGACGTAGCCCACGCCCTGACCATCAACCCGGTGGGACAAAGCGGGGTGCCTTTTGATCGGCACTATGGGGATCAGGCGGAGACTTATATCGAGGGTGGCTACGAACAGGCGCATTTCACCGATGAAGAAGTCACGGCCAATACCCGTGGCACGTTGAAACTGCTGCCAGCCCGATAA